The segment ATGGCGTTTTTCTGGACAACCAGGTATGCGTTCAAAGAGACATTCGCCGCTGTTCCACTGTTTTTGCAACTGGTGGGAGTCGCGGCGATCCTGGTGTACGTAGTGATCAACCTTGTTGCCGTGAAGGGAGAGGAAGATGGCCTTTAAGGGTACGCTTAAGGAGTTCAATGTTCCCGATATCCTACAGATGTTTTCCCTGCAGAAAAAGACGGGTATATTGACGTTTACCAGCGCGGACGGCTTTATTACCCTGATTCTGGAAGCCGGTATGATCGTGGGCGTGGATGCATTCCCGAAAAAGTTGGGCATGCGCGTGGGAAATGTATTGGTGAAACAGGACCTGATCAGCGAAGAGATGCTGCAGAGAGCCTTGTCCATTCAAAAAAGAACCAATCAGCGCATCGGTGAAATTCTGTCGGGAATGGGATTGATCGGCGAGTCCCAGATCCGCGAAGCGTTGCGAAACCAGGCCGAACAAATCGTTTTGTCGTTGTTTAAGTGGAAAAAAGGGGAATACAACTTCAAGGTGATGGCGAATCTCGATCCGAGTCTTTACAGTATCAGCCCCATGCCCACTGACGGCCTGATTATGGAAGGGGTGCAGATGATGGATGAATGGCCCCTTATCCGTAAGGAAATTCCCAACAATCGCATGGTGTTTGATCCGGCACCGCTGGACATGCAGCACCACGAGATCATGATTATCAAAGAGAATGAAGACGAACCCCCCGAGGGAGACAAGATTTTTTTAAGCGATACCGAAGCCAACCTGCTCAAGTACATCAACGGCCGCAATACCGTTCAGGACCTGGTGGACCTGGGTGGATTCACCGAATACAAGGTATACAAGAGTTTGTATCGCCTGATTAAAAAGTCCATTATCCGCCATCGTGAACTGCCGGTAGAGCCTGATGAAATCGACGAAAGTCTTTTGCAGGAGCGGCGTATTTCCACACGGCGGGTAATGCGTGTTATTATGGCCACACTTGCCTTTATCGTGATCACTTTTTTCGCCACCAGCCTGTGGAGCCCTTTCCGATCTTCCGGATCGCTGCTTGCGCCTGACCAGACTGTTCAGCAAAGTCTCTCTTCTCAGCTTCCATAAGCTTTTCTCATGCATGATCCGTTACCCAGTGCAGTGGCCATTGGCAACTTTGATGGATTTCATCTGGGTCACCAGGAACTCATCAGGAGACTCCGCGTACTGGCTCAAAAAAGGGAACTGGCAGCCCGGGTCGTGACATTCCGCCCCAATCCGAAAGTCTATTTCGGCCGCTCCATTCCCCTGATCTTTACGGATGAGCAAAAAGCCCGTATGCTGGAGAGCCAGAAGGTGGATGAGGTGATTTTTCAACCTTTTTCCCAAGTGGCCCATCTGAGCGCAAAAGAGTTTGTTTGCCGGTTTCTGATTCCCAGGCTGTCCATGCGTGCCCTGGTGGTGGGAGAAAATTTTCGTTTCGGAGCCGGCCGTACCGGCGATACCGATTTTCTCCAGCGCATTGCTTTCGATAAGGGTTTCCATCTGGAAGTGGTGCCTTCTTTGACCCGCAACAAAGGCAGGGTTTCTTCATCACGTATCCGTGAACTGTTGATCAAAGGCGTTGTTGATGAAGCGGCTCAATTGTTGGGACGGCACTATTTTATTGATGGAATCGTGGTCAGCGGTGCAGGAAGGGGACGAAAACTCGGTTTCCCCACCATCAATTTAAACACCGAAAACCAGGTATTGCCCCAAGGGGTTTTTGCCACCCGGGTGGAGTGGAAAGATCAATTCTACCCCGCGGTCACCAATATCGGCTTATCACCGACTTTTTCACGCAGTATCCGGAAAGTGGAAACCCATATCATCGATTTTGACCGGCAGATCTACCACAACCGGGTGCGACTGCATTTCCTCTACAAGCTTCGTGATGAATTCCGGTTCGATACGGCTTCTGAGCTGATCGCCCAGATTCGTCGGGATGTGCGCAAAGCATTCATTGACAAAGTCTGAATATTCTGATACATTTTAGCCTGTAAGAGCGTTGATTTTCATTTGCCCAGGTCGATGGTTCCGATCGGCCCATTTACCCAGGAGATAATCAATGAAAGAAAAACCCCAAATCGGCAGTGAGCCACCGCAAGCGCAAAGCGAGGCGTCTTCCAGAGATCAAAGCCCTGAAACCGGTGCCGCCGCTCCAATCGGGGCCGATGGTGAAGGTCAAATAGAGCAAAGCCGCGACCTCTGGGTGGATTTGGATATTCAAGCGCCGAGTGATGAAGTAACCAAGCGCATAGACGCGCACGCGGAGAGATACGCGGCCAAGGCCGATATTCCGGGTTTCCGTAAGGGCAAGGTGCCTGCAGAAGTGATCCGGAAACGGTATCGCCAACTCCTGATTGACGAGGCACTGAGTGAGGTGATTGAATCCTTTGTGTCCGAACGAATCCGCAAAGACAATCTTCAGGTGGTGTCACGTCCGGAAGTAAAGGATGTAAAATACGAGGAAGGTGGGGATTTGCAGGCCCTGGTACGGGTGGAAGTTTTACCTGAGGTCAAACTTCCCGACCTGGACACCTTTACCGTTTCCATTCCCGCCGATCAATTGGCCGTCAAGGAGTTCAACGAAGCGGAACAGGTGGATCATTTTCTGGAACACAACCGCAAACGCGAAGCGGTTTCAGACCGCCCGATCGCTGCCGGAGACCTGGTCATGCTCAAGCATCAGACCATGAACCTGGATGACCGGCGCATGTCTCCCCGCAAACCGTTGCAGGTGCAAATCGCGACGGAAGCGGCCAACGAAATTCCGGAACTGGATAAAGAGTTGATCGGGCGCGCGATCGGCGAGGAGATCGTTTTCCGCCGCAAATACCCAAAGGATTTTGAACGCAAACCCTGGGCGGGCAAGGAGATGGAACACCACGCCACA is part of the Candidatus Aminicenantes bacterium genome and harbors:
- a CDS encoding DUF4388 domain-containing protein translates to MAFKGTLKEFNVPDILQMFSLQKKTGILTFTSADGFITLILEAGMIVGVDAFPKKLGMRVGNVLVKQDLISEEMLQRALSIQKRTNQRIGEILSGMGLIGESQIREALRNQAEQIVLSLFKWKKGEYNFKVMANLDPSLYSISPMPTDGLIMEGVQMMDEWPLIRKEIPNNRMVFDPAPLDMQHHEIMIIKENEDEPPEGDKIFLSDTEANLLKYINGRNTVQDLVDLGGFTEYKVYKSLYRLIKKSIIRHRELPVEPDEIDESLLQERRISTRRVMRVIMATLAFIVITFFATSLWSPFRSSGSLLAPDQTVQQSLSSQLP
- the tig gene encoding trigger factor; translation: MKEKPQIGSEPPQAQSEASSRDQSPETGAAAPIGADGEGQIEQSRDLWVDLDIQAPSDEVTKRIDAHAERYAAKADIPGFRKGKVPAEVIRKRYRQLLIDEALSEVIESFVSERIRKDNLQVVSRPEVKDVKYEEGGDLQALVRVEVLPEVKLPDLDTFTVSIPADQLAVKEFNEAEQVDHFLEHNRKREAVSDRPIAAGDLVMLKHQTMNLDDRRMSPRKPLQVQIATEAANEIPELDKELIGRAIGEEIVFRRKYPKDFERKPWAGKEMEHHATVEAVYSMVKPELDNEFLKSIGFESREAFLERLKNEYEKQSRQARDERIMAAIAEQLVEANAFPIPDSLLHQEMMQAIRQNPGLLNVGDEKEKETRIHELQTLAARNIRFSLLVEAVKQEFGVKADAEELEKRLREMAESSGVPLKEVRKYYAPAERRRQLLDSLEKDKALEILREKVTIKEV
- a CDS encoding bifunctional riboflavin kinase/FAD synthetase, with protein sequence MHDPLPSAVAIGNFDGFHLGHQELIRRLRVLAQKRELAARVVTFRPNPKVYFGRSIPLIFTDEQKARMLESQKVDEVIFQPFSQVAHLSAKEFVCRFLIPRLSMRALVVGENFRFGAGRTGDTDFLQRIAFDKGFHLEVVPSLTRNKGRVSSSRIRELLIKGVVDEAAQLLGRHYFIDGIVVSGAGRGRKLGFPTINLNTENQVLPQGVFATRVEWKDQFYPAVTNIGLSPTFSRSIRKVETHIIDFDRQIYHNRVRLHFLYKLRDEFRFDTASELIAQIRRDVRKAFIDKV